The genomic window GACCAGCACAgacaagcaaaaacacacatagTCAGCCAAGTAAGAGTGCAaaaggatacacacacacacacacacacacacacacacacacacacacacacaggattgCAAGACAagtgcaaacacacataaataaacatagacacagacacgcacatcatcacatcaaacacacacacacatgcgtcaTCTTGGCATCCAGTATCTAGGTATTATTATAAGTCTATGAGTTCACCCCAGGCTATGTTACAACTAACCCGGACCATAAGGGTTAACTGTCACATTGCTCTCCTTGTGTTTGAGACCAAACCAGGTATTGAAGAGATAACAAGTACAAATGCACACATTCCAGATATTTAGGGGGATGTGTTCCCTGTGTCAACTCCCTACCCAAATAATATTCCACACAGCTTTTGTCATTACAGAGAGTCTTACTTTAAAGGAATAATCTGATACAGCCAGACGCTGAGGACAGCTCACCTGGGTCagtaaacaataacaaaatacaCCTCACATGACCTTTAAAGTTCACTAGTTAACACTTTATATCCTGTTTGTTTAAACCATACATAAAAGCATCgtgtaaaaatgacattttatggTGGGTTGtaaacaagtaaaatagaaaACACCATTCATGAATTGCACAACTGTCTTGTTTTATCATGTTTGCTAACAAACTAGTCCAATATCCTAAGGTAACCTGGGTTTTCTATTAAAGTTGTTAAAGTTTGACAATGAAATAATTCAAATGAAAAAGATATTTGCTCtttatttctgtctctccttGCCTTAAATAGAAGGCGAAGTCAAACCCAAAACAAGACAATATGACTGGAAGGAGGACACACCGCTTGGTTCTGATGGCTGATCCGACAGGTGCTCCTTGGTAAGGCAGACAAAAGTAGGACAAATAGGAATCAGGAAGTCTTACAGGAAAGTTgtgcaaaaaacataaaaaacaacaaggtgCTATGTCTTCAGGTGAAATAATGTAATATAGAAATAGTGTGATCACTGGTGGTAGACTTGAAAGGATGCAAGTGTCGCATACTCTGGCTCCATTTGCATTTCTCTTTTATTCAGACAATGTTTCGGCCCACAGGTCTTCTTCAGGATCCACAAAGGTTATCAAACATGAAGATCACATGAGGTCTTCTTTAAGATCAACTGAGGCCTTTCTAAAGATTACCAAAGATGTTGACCTTGAGGTAGGCTTGAGAGCTGACACGTCAACTGAAAAAAGAGAAATtcatggagccagagtgtgagACACTTGTTTCCTACTTCCAGGTGACATCATAGgaagattatgagacaatgagcCCTTGAGCACAGATATACAAAGGGCCCCATagcagcaagacacacagacttcgTGTTGGTTTTGTTTCTTGTAGTTGTATGCATCTTCTTTtggttttgtgtcactttgtgttcattttgtgtctgtttgcagtcattttaaggatttttttttggtaatttgtgcctttttgtagtcatttgggtctctttgaggtaagtttatgtcttttttagttgttttgtgtcttttcgtGTCCATGTTGTgcctttttgtagtcatttaggtctctttgaggtaattctATGTCTTTAATTGTTGTTTAATTGTTTGTTGTTGCTATGTAGTTATTCTGTGTCCTATTGCAGTTCCTTTgaatctctctgtggtcattttgtgatcATCCTGGTTGTGCCATGCTAATTTAAATGACATTTGGCAAGGGAAGGCCagggggcccctgacactttggtcCCTGGGCTTGGGCCCAGTAGATCCATTCAATAATCCATCCATAGGTGAAACAGTATCATCAGTTTATTGTGAGTGAGTTACCTCCccaagcaaaggagttcaagtatctcggggtcttgctCATGAATGaaggtagaatggagcgtgagatggatagGCGGTTCGGCacagcgtctgcagtgatgccaggtaaggagctcagacatccggagggagtcTGGAGTAGAGCTGCAGCTCCTTTGCGTCaaaaaggggccagttgaggtggtgcGGGCATCTGATCATAATTcttcctgggtgcctcccgttagaggtgttctgggcatgtcaaaggaggagctggaaagcgttacTGGGGAGAGAGGagtctggagtactttgctcagcctgctgcgaCACTGGCCTCGGATAAGCAGTCAAAAATGGAATGTAAAAAAGGTTATTCTTCAAGCATATGTAACAGATCAGTGCAAATCGAGTCTCTGATAAAAACCTAGAGTCTAGCAAGACTTCCTGGTTCCTGCTTTTAATGacaatatgacttttttgagtCAGTTTTGCACAGCAATAGTTTTTAGGGTTGTTTGTCTTGAATGGAGATAAGGGTTTCTTTTAGAAATCACTAAAATGACTCAAATATCAGCACCCTAAAACTTTAACCTAAAAACAACCTGGATTTTGGCTTTGAAGGCAGGTTAATGGCCAAAGACAAGAGCATAGATGTTACAAGAAGTCTGTAAACCAATAACGAGCAACACCAGGACATGACTATCAAGTTCATTACAGTATCACTGTAGTATTTTATGATCTCACACAACACACGGAAATCACTGACAACTCTCTGTTGTTTTATAACTTCAACTTCAACTTCATATGTGAGATAAGGCCAAGGAATTAACTCATAAAACACATTGTCAACCATATTAAATCAAAACAAGGCCTATGTTGTGTCACAGAAAGCACGAACATGGACATTACAGCTTTGTTTGAAAAAGAATCTGCTCAATAGCAGTATTATATTTTCATAGACATAATATTTAGGCCCAAAAATGATTTGTCAAAAATGGGAGCTTTACTGATATTCTATTTTTTCTGCAAATAGGATGTTATTTCTCTAGCTTATGGAATATTCTTTATTACACTGAAATTTGTCCATAGTTTTTATCCACTTAAGTCCAGATCATATTTAACTAACATAGATTCCAATTGTTTATTCTatttctgcagaaaaatatgAGTCTCTCCATCCAAaaagtgtccctttttttccaGAGTCACAACTTCGAAGATTAGAGAATTCCACATGGAAGTAGAAGGAGAGTCGTCTCTGACCTACTTCACCATAATGGCTTTCCTCAGCAGCATTATGAGCAATTGAGAGTCAGGGACATTTCCCTGCAGACTGGATTTGCTGACACCTGTTGACCTGCTGCTCTACAGATGTTTGTGCATATTGCATATAAGTTTGTCCAAGTTTGAAGATAATATTTTAGAATGAAATTTAGATATGAAATGCTTTTGCCCTTTGTGGTCCAGACAAAAAGTCTTTAGCAGGTGAGAGTCATTTGAGTCTGAAAGATGCTgcactttagccaatcacaatggagggggtgcagccgagacgtgcaggtgtccccaggaaatgtgtacctacagaaacagcaagctccgcatCCATAgcgcgtccatagcgaccgctccagtaatgccgtctcgtcaacgtgaaaaaaatattttttccagcggatgtctgagttacaacatgattgagctaactggagtagtttcatgtcgtatccggcaacgggaggcttttaacagatgacatcctgatgttagctttgctaactgtccctgtcagctgcagccactgatgctttctagacatcgtgatttcccataactgaataaataccacaccacaccacactgctttgctagctcaatcatgttgtaactaagatattcgctggaaaaaatattttattcatggaccgtttattgagttattaccttatttttatacagtctatggttatagacaacgctaacggctaacattaacagctaacggttagcccagctaatctacaataaccatATTAattacgtgcacacagaaatagtaacgttcagtcattgtgtttatagacttaacaaacatcagattagtctacacggtgatatagtgacatgaagaatgtgatatatagctaaactctgctgggtttctacccgaagtatttgtaaacaacacggcgattccctgggggcaccgccggaagtgaagggcgtgaggccCCTTCACTTACGGTTAGAAGTTAGAAGAagaatttttttcaaaatctggaCCTCGCAAATTTCTAAACCCTGGTTATGGCCCTGCTTAGAAATCAACTTTCTTTCTCCaaagttacatacagcaccttttaaatatcattttctcattttaatttCCAGTATGATGTAACACTAATTTATCTTAATCTTAGTTTAACTTAATCCTTGGTGATGCATCTCATCCTAAACTGAAATCTTACTCAGTATAAACtccaggcagctgttttctgtcCTGGAGTACAAACTATCTTTACTACACCAGAGGAACTTTGTGGATTACACAACACTCATCAGACTTTTCCATGGTTGCCAGTATGTGTTCCTTGAAGCACTATTGTGAAATGTGACGTCTTATTAAATGATACTATTAAAGATATGGCAGCAACCCAGATATTAATATCCTCATTAACTGATGCAAGCACCGCTGAGAAAGCAAAAGTGCACCTGCCTTTATATTCTGTCCTCACCAGTTTTCACTGCACTTAACAAAACTATTTTCATTGACTTCATTATTTGGACTGGTTTATTATCCACTGCTGGACTGGTGCTACAGGCCCAGAAATGCTTCAGTCTGAGTGTAGAGAAAAGCTAGAACACCAGAGCTCTTTGACtgagacattttatttataaaaaaaaatcgttCAATGTTTAACAGAGTGATGAGGAAGTAATAACATGTCTTTAATCTGTCCGCCTGATGGTGATGCGCCAGTCTCAGCCTTTATGTCTGAATCTGTCAGACAGTCTTCTGTTGGTCATAATCCAAAATAAATTAACAGGTGCTCCACAGATTTAGAAAATATCCTGCATTTGTCTTGTTGTATTCCTTTTATGATGTGCCACTCTTATCAGGGCTTAATTTGGAGGAAGGCATTGTGTTTGCTTTGGGATTATATTTTTACACCAGAGATCAATAAGAGGAAAAAGACTGCCCTGGTTACACAATGTTTGAGCCTCATTCGACCTGATGTTATACATACACTTTATATCTTCACACTCTTTTGTAGTTTCTAGTCCAGTTTGTGATCTTGCATTTCAACCAATTTCCTAATTGAGAGTCAttcaagctcaacagtccattACTGCGAGATTTATTCTAATTATCTgccttaaaaaattaaataaccaAGAGGCAGATGTTGGATGTTAAATTAGCCAGATAACTGGAAATCAGTGGGTATATTTTGTGCCTTAATGTGACCATGTTCAGGATGTTTCTGGGACAAACAGGTCAGAGATCAGCCACCACAGTTTAATGATTATCACAGCTGAGTGTTGACCAATCAGGAAAGCGGATGCCTGGGGGTCAACAGCTCCTGAAAAATATCTATTGATCATCTGCACACAGTGCTGCACCCCAAAGTGGGACACTGAGTTCAGACTCATCCGACTATAGTTCACTGGTgtaaacagacaaacagctgtctTCTCAATTCAGAatccacatttttattttgttgtttaagaGCAGGATATTTTCTGAGAGTTGTCATGAAGCCAGCAGTGGCTCTGCTGGGCATCGTCCTCCTTCTGAACACAGCCTTTGCTGCAGAGGGTGAGTCTTCCagattgtgttttctgatttaacTCAGCTTAAAGGCAAAGGAAAGATTGCAGGAACACTGAATGCAGATACGCTCAGTtaatattaaaagtaaaagatgGACACAAGACTGTCAGAGTATATGTTTATGTATGTTGGCCTACATTACACAGGAGAGGGATTTTTGACATGTATGATACACGATTATTATATTAGCTTGTAAACCTGTATTACTTGGAAACTAATTAATCAAGTCACTAACACTAACACTGGTTGAAGGTAACGAAGTACATTTGTTAAAGTACAGTTCTCAGATACTttgcttgagtatttccatttgatgTTACTTTATACTGCGACTCcgctacatttcagagggaagcACTGTACttgttatttatttgacagctgtagTTTCTAGTCACCTTATTTTTTACATGAAGAATATGAAATACAAAACATTCCAGTGGTCCGTCAACTTTTTGTCTTGTGATCCCTGTTGAAAAGCAGCGTCTATTAGAAAAATCCAGTTGttcacaaaaaaaccccaaagatTTCAGAGAATTAAAGCAAATTTGTGTGGCAGAactttgtttgtcttgttttcttgCTCATCTCAGGACCCCTCATATTTATCATGTGACCCACTGGAGGGGCCTGACCCCAAGGTTTGGAGTCATTTGACAAAAATACCTACAAACAATAAGCAAAGTGGATAGCTCTATCTCTATCTGCTACTATCTGCTTTTCTCCGTAGAGGGAGCTCTTGTATTGGAGTATTTTGCATTACTCTTATGGCAGTAAATGATCTGAGTACGTCCTCCACCACCTGGTTACTAAATGGTAAAGTCTCTATCACTACAtgtcattttaacattgatACAAACAACCTGCATTTCCACAGAGACCTGCGTGGGTCGCTGTGGCTCCTTTGAATCGCAGAGGAAATGTCAGTGTGACTCCATGTGTGTGTACTATGGAAGCTGCTGTGGGGACTTTGACACCGTCTGCCCTAAAAAAAGTCAGTGCATTAGCAGAATCTTACCACTTCACTGAGTAAACTGTTTCTTATTGTAGTGCAGTTCTTGGCTTTTGTAAGTTATTGAATATAACTGAGACACTtctgttttgccctcagttgcTCGTGGTGATACCTTTGATGAAACAGTTGACTTGTCAGAAGCAGTGACGACTTTTGCCCCGAGCCCACCAACAATTTTCCTACCAACTTTAAACCCCACCCTTGCCCCTCCCCTACCCAACACAACACAGGGGCCCACACCAGCTGTAGACCCTGACGCAGCACCCTGCAGCGGTCGACCTTTCGATGCTTTTCTGCAGCTGAAGAACGGGTCGATCTATGCATTTAGAGGTAAACCTGGATGTTTCTGTGCAGGCTtgacatgtcattttttaattttcagttaATACTTTGTGTATTATCCTGGTTAAATATATTGAATTCAGTCCTTCATATAACCCTGATCCAAATGCTCCTTTTCCTCCAAGGTGAATACTTCTTTGAGTTGGATGACAAGTCCATCCTTCCTGGTTATCCTAAACTCATCGAGGATGTGTGGGGGATCTCTGGACCCATCAGTGCTGCATTCACACGCATCAATTGTCAGGGAAAAACCTACATCTTCAAGGTAGAAACTTCTACTTCTCTACAGTCTGGAAACATTGAGTGTTTTATCAAGATTTACATGGCAATCTAAATCAGTAATCAATAATAGATTGTCGATATAGAGATATTCATGCTCACAAACACTTGATGGTGAAGAAAACAAAGAATCCTGTACAGTTCATTAAGAATCTCAAATCATCAGGTAAAATACATGGTTCTTACAAACACTAACAGGGCTGAGCAGAATACTCGGATGAAATGAGTATGTGCTTAGGAGTACGAGTATCAtatgagtaaaatgtgtcattgtCTGTGCTTGTGATAAAGGAAATTTAGGTTTAATCTATTGTGATaaaaaaatgatctgaagctcaattctgAGGCTGTTCTGTAAATACTTTTCTCATAGATAATCAGTCTTGCAACTCCTGAATAATCCATATAAATTTCAAAATGACAACTTCTGATTAGGCCCAGCCCACTTTCGATTTAAAACCCACCCACTTCTGGCACTCCGCCCATCCCGAGTACAGATCAAGATAATgtagttggttgaacagatgcagacacagatacagataatggtgaaCTCACTCATCCCTAATTTTTTGAGCTGTGTCTTTATTCTTTCTCAGGGAAACCAATactggaggtttgatggtgatGTCTTGGATGAAGACTATCCGCGGGACATTTCAGTCGGCTTTGACGGCGTACCAGATTCCGTTGATGCCGCATTTGCCATACCAGCACCGAGTCACCGTGGCAAAGAGAAAGCCTACTTTTTCAAAGGTACTTTTTCTAGggctgtggttttttttttttttgcaggccTCGGAAAATAAACCCATATCGTATTCATAATACAAAAgcaaagatttaaaaaagatgtgtcaataaaaacaaactggcATAATAAAGCtggacagctgggataggctccagtacGGTGGCCCTCCTGCAACCCTGAACAGGATGAGCAGTTACGGATAATAAATGAATgatgattattttgttaatcATCTTGTGACTCCTCTTGGGGTTGTGACCCCCAGGTTGCAAACGTCCAGGTTTGGAAGTACTAAATTTACTCAAGAACTGCATacaagtacaattttgaggtaactgtactgtacttaGGTAATTCCATTTTCTGCTACCTTACACTTCGACTCAAATATAATCAGCAAATCCAGTATGATGTAAAAAGTGAAGCTACCCAGCTGTAAAGTAGTTTAAATTAGCCTTGTGTTTACTAGCTGCAGCATTAAAGTGATGCATCAATAGTTAgaatacaaaaatataacatATATCATTCTGcacaatgagtacttttacttttaatacttttagtATATTGTGATCATAACACAAAGTTTgcatgcaggacttttatttgtaaCAGCGTATTTTTACTCTGTGATACTGcttcctttacttaagtaaaagatctgagtgcttctggacatcTCTGCTCTAAAGAGACATTTCCTTGTCTCATCATTTTATGCTGAGGAGAGCTCAACTACTAAAGTTAAGTgttcattaataaataaatggaattCAGGCATCATCGGTTTCATTATTTAGGCCTacgtttgtgtttttctgagaCTGTCCTCCCCCAAAATACAACCAGCTGTTTATATAAGCcccccaggaagtgtgcatATTTTCATAGTAATGCTCCACTGAGCTTTTTCATAGTAATAAGGCTGTCTCCAGGTTTCTTTATACATGCAGGGTTTGTACAAATAATTGCTATCTATATTTACGGTTATGATTAGGCAGTAACCGTTAGTGACTGTAGCACTTAAGACGGGAGCAAAGAATGAATTCAAGAGACATAGTATTAAGACCACGTACGGAAGACTTTGACCCAGGACACTGCTGTTCATATCCTGTGTCATCATGTACATGATACATCACATACGTCATGTAACGTGAAGTACGTAAATTCACGTGACATATATCAGGAAATGCTCCTTTGGGTCATATTAGAGGGACctctgtggttgtgtgtgttggaggacTGCTGTGTTTTACTACTGTTACATATCAAAAAGtctcctgtttttctttctttcttcaggGGACAAGTACTACCAGTATGAGTTCAAGCACCAGCCTTCCCATGAAGAGTGTGTCCAAATGAGCAGGTCCTCCCCATCTGTACTGTTCACACGATACACCGACCTCTTCTGTGATCAGACATGGGAGGATTTCTTCACAGAGCTCTTTGGCGGCTCAGGTACTCCTCAGCTGTTTATATGTGTATTcatatgtatttacatttttttgtctctaatCATCCATCATTTCTCCTACtcattcagtcagcagtcaCCAAATGGGCGCTCGTTTCATCACTAGGGACTGGCAAGGCATCAGGCCCACTGTAGATGCTGCCATGGTGGGGCGAGTCTACCTCAGTCCCAATCCCACGCCATCTTCTCCTCCATTGAGGAGGCGCAGCAGTCGGAAGAGGAAGCTCAGCAAGAAACGTGCACAGCAAAGAAGGCAGAGTCGTCATGTGTTGTTTGATGATTTGTGGGGTTATGATGATTGGTTTGATTACAGCGACTTCAGCATCTTTGAAGAGAGCCCCACACCAGAGCCCAAAAGCACCCCTGtgcaaaatgtgtattttttcaaGAAAGGTATGTAGCCAggtaacaacaacacaaacagattctCCTTAAGCTGACTGCTTTAACCCCTtttggtttgtgtgtttcttttctttctttgatgGCAGATAAATACTACAGAGTGAATCTGCAGACAAAACGCGTGGACTCCGCAAGACCTCCTTACCCACGATCCATTGCGAAATACTGGCTGGGCTGCAAGCATGAAGACACACCTGATGCATCGAGGGCAGAGAAGAGATAGGCCAGCTGAGTCCATAgtttgaggagaaaaaaaaagaaaatcactctCACTATGAGCACCTCTTAATGTCACAAGTCTTAAAGTAATTACAATATGAACTTATAATAGCTTCTGTCGTTTTTGTTGTTTGCGTTTTGTTTATGATAAATAGCCCCTCTGACGTCCCCTCTGTATTCACGTGTATAGGCTGAAATTCTGCATGATTTAATAAAGC from Epinephelus lanceolatus isolate andai-2023 chromosome 11, ASM4190304v1, whole genome shotgun sequence includes these protein-coding regions:
- the vtnb gene encoding vitronectin b, which translates into the protein MKPAVALLGIVLLLNTAFAAEETCVGRCGSFESQRKCQCDSMCVYYGSCCGDFDTVCPKKIARGDTFDETVDLSEAVTTFAPSPPTIFLPTLNPTLAPPLPNTTQGPTPAVDPDAAPCSGRPFDAFLQLKNGSIYAFRGEYFFELDDKSILPGYPKLIEDVWGISGPISAAFTRINCQGKTYIFKGNQYWRFDGDVLDEDYPRDISVGFDGVPDSVDAAFAIPAPSHRGKEKAYFFKGDKYYQYEFKHQPSHEECVQMSRSSPSVLFTRYTDLFCDQTWEDFFTELFGGSVSSHQMGARFITRDWQGIRPTVDAAMVGRVYLSPNPTPSSPPLRRRSSRKRKLSKKRAQQRRQSRHVLFDDLWGYDDWFDYSDFSIFEESPTPEPKSTPVQNVYFFKKDKYYRVNLQTKRVDSARPPYPRSIAKYWLGCKHEDTPDASRAEKR